A stretch of DNA from bacterium:
CGGTCCGGGTCATGATGTCCTGGACTTTCATGAGTGCCTCCTTCGGCGTTTCCGCGTCCTGCGGGCCTTGCGCCTCTTTTTCGTGAGATCCTTGCCCATCAGGATCTGGTCCTCGCCGGGCCCGTACAGGTCCTTGAGCGTGCCTTCCCAGCGGAAGCCGTGGTCGGTGTAGAAGGAGACGGCGCCGCGGTAGATGGCGTCGCTGGAGGTCGAAAGAAAGAGCTTGCGCGCCTCCCGCCGTTTCAGGTCCTGGATGATGTACTGCAGCAGCTGGCTTCCGACGCCGCGGCCCTGAAATTTGGGATGAATGAAGGTATAGCCGAGCCAGTAGATGCCCCGGGCCTCCTCGTTGTCGTAAAAATAGCCCGAGACGCCCGCGAGCTTCCCCCGGTATTCCGCCAGAATGACCTTGTCCCATCCCTTGCCCCAGCGTTTGAAGTAGTCGCGGTAGTAGCGCCGCGCGTAGCGCGCGTCCTGGCCGTGATGCATCCGGATCAGGCGCAGCACGCGCTTCAGCTCGACCTTCTTCATCTCGCGGATCGAGCACTTCATGCCGGGTTGCAGGCGCCCAGGATCCGGTAGTTGCTGAAGGAGTAGCCCATGGTTGCCCTCCTGATCCGCGCCTATTGTAGGTTCACCGCGGGGCGCCGGCCATGAGTTTCGTCATGCCGATGGCACTTTATTTGCTCTCTGAAATTGTCGCTGTCGGGGCGCAGAGGGATTGACGCCGGCATGAAGAACTCATAAGGAGGGCAGGCGAATGACGACGGATGAGAAAATTGACGATCTACAGAAGCTCATCATAGAGCAGGCCGCGAAGAGCGAGGCCCGGGAGCACCAGCTACTCGTCCTCATCCAAGAACAGGGTGAGTGCCACGAACGCCGTTTCACCCATATCGATGACCGCTTCGCCCAGGTGGATGCGAATTTCACGCGATTGGACGCCAAGATCGACAAGGTTTATGAGTCCCTTTCTCAAGACATCCAAATCTTCGCGGAGGATCTCCATCACCTCAAGCGGCGCATGACCCGCCTCGAGAAGAAGTCGCTCTCTTAGCTTTTCTCGCATCGTCCGAGAATCCGCCCGACCCTATCCATCCTCCCTCGCCACCGCCACATCGCTCCCTTCCTCGGAATACGTGACCGTGATCAACGGGCGCGAGGGTCAAGGTGAGCGGAAGACGCGCGCCCCCTTGCGAACGGCGGCCAGGAAGACGCGGAACATCTTGGGGAGGATCCAAATGGCGAGACAGAGGAAGAGGACCAGGATCCCCGCCATGACGAAGGGCAGATAGAAGATGAACCAAAGGCCGGCGAGGACGAAGCCGTCCTCGGCGAAGGAGAGCAGCCAGTTGGAAAAGGGCTCCGGGCTCATGTTGACCATGGCGCGGACCCCCGCCTTGACCGCGTGAGAAGAGGCCGCGAGCGTTCCGCCCAACAGGCCGGCCGCCAGTTTCAGCTCCGGATCCACGGGGCCGACGACCGCATACGCCAGGACGGCCCCGCACGGGATGCGGATGAAGCTTTGGATGCCGTCCCAGAACGTGTCGAAGGCCGGGATCTTGTCGGCGATGAATTCCACCGCAAAGAGAACGAGGGTGGTCACGAAGACGGCGGGGTGGGTGAGGACGTCCAGGCCCCCCGGGAGCAGGACCCAACCGACCCGGCCGAAGAGGCCGAGGAAACCGATGGTCGCGTAGGCGTTGATGCCGCTGAGAAAGCTGGGCCCCATCAGCAGGCTGAGCTGGGCCACGACGTCCATGACGCGACTATAGAAAAGCCCTGGGGATGTGGCCAGGGGAAATTGTTTTCATGCCGGTGCGTATCTCAATGCCTGCGTCCAGAATGGCCTGAGTCCAAGTCGCTCTGTCGTCCACAAATCAAACCCTCCCGTCCGGCTCTCCGTCCTTTTTCCGTCTCCTCCCAGCATGATTTCACCGGCATTGGGCTTGCATAGGCCTTGGACGAGAGGAGAGCACCATGTCGGATATCCAAGTGACTACCCCTATCGGGTCCATCGAGCGAAAAATCCTTTTCTTGCGCGGGCAGAAGGTGATGCTCGATGAAGACCTGGCAGGTCTCTATGAAGTTCCCACAAAGGTCTTGAATCAGGCGGTTAGGAGGAATCTTGGCCGGTTTCCGGGGGACTTCATGTTTCAACTGACGGTTGGAGAGTACAAGTCTTTAAGGTCACGGATTGTGACCTTAGACAGCGCAAACGCGGGACGAGGCAGGCATCGAAAGTATCTGCCTTATGCGTTCACGGAACAAGGCGTTGCCATGTTGTCCAGCGTCTTGAACAGCGAGAGGGCCATTCGGGTCAATATCGAGATCATTCGAGCCTTTGTCCGTCTTCGTCAGGTTCTGGCGAGCAATAGGGCGTTGGCGCGTAAGATCGAGGAGTTAGAGAAGAAATGCGGCGAGCACGATGATCAATTCAAAAGCGTCTTCGACGCGATCCGGGAACTGATGGCCCCGCCGACCTCGAAACAACGCAAGATCGGCTTTAATCCTTCCGAAAAATAACCCCCATGTTCCACCTTGCAACGCCCCTCCCGCCGCCCTTCCGTGGGGCTACTCTTAAACCTGTGCCGGTTGGGCCTCAGCCAGGGAACTTGAAATTTAGAACCTGGGACTTTGGCCTCCGTCCGGTGGATAAGAATTCGCCGTACAAATATTTGCAGATTCGTTTTGCTTATACGAGGGAGAAGACCTAGTTTCGAAGAGCATCAGGCTCTCTATATTTTCTCTGTAATCGGATGTAATTAACTTACAAACCCAGGGGGAAGATACATGGGGGGAACTAGCTACGGAATAGATGGCTTCCGAGGTTTGCGGCGTCTAGGAACGGACCGTTCAGGGAAAAACTTTTCCAAGGCGGTCGTTGATGCAGTGTGGGAGAAAGGGTTGATAGTGCCTGGCGTGGATCCTAATGTACGGCGCAGGGATCAGTACGGATCTTTGATTGATTACAGTCAATACGGCGCCACTGTGCAGAATGGAACTGGATGGGAAATAGATCATATTGTGCCTGTAGCAAAATGGGGAGCTGATCAACTCAGCAATTTGCAGCCGTTACAGTGGGAAAATAACCGTCGTAAAGGTGACAGTTGACTGAAATGTTTGTGTCAAAAGTCCAATCTAATAAGACTCACAGCAACTACATCCAGGCACACCAAGAATTGCTAATCAGAAACAGAGCCCTTATTTGTTTGATTGATCCTGAACGTGCCTTCGGTGAGTTTCCAAAATCATTTATTTTTGAGATGGATATCGCTATTACTCAAAACAATGACCGCGACTGAAATCCTTGAGGGGTATTTCAGGACTCTCTCCGAGATTAAGTGGAAGTCACTTGACGACCCCTCTCAAGAATCTCGCCAAAATCAAAAATCCGATGTGGCTAAAAAAGCCGATTATTTATTAACTCATGCGCGTGTAGGTGAAGCCGTAATCGAGTTTAAAGAAATGCTCGATACGGAGGAATTCCAGACGCAAAGGAAAATTGCATATAAGATCGAACGGGAACTAAGAGGACTCATCCCATCAATATCATTTTCATGCTTCATGCCCTCCGACGAGCCGCCGAACGACGAATTGATGGCGAAAATCAAGAGATTTTTAAGGAACGTCTCTTCATCCGTGAAAGACCCGATAGAAATCTATTTCCCGAGGGACAGCGACTTATCAAAAGGGGAGTTCGTAGAAATTCAACGGCTGTCTCTGGATGGCGACGTGCTGCGAAGGATCATATCGCCGCCGACTGTGTCAGGCAAATATCCTCTGACCTTTGGAAGTTTTGAAAACTCGCGACGGCCGAGCTTGCCCTGTAAGCTAATTCAAAATGGGAAGTACAGCAGTCTACGAGAGGCGGATTTGCTGTCGTCAGCTTCGCCGTTATTATCGCTACGGTCTATAGACTTAGAAGGAGGCCATATTCTCGGACCATCAATCGGCGGATGGACAGATGAGCCAAAGCGGATTCGGGACAACATAGGAAAGGCGATAAAGCAACTAAAGCCTCACGAAGGTCTCAAGTGCCCCCTCGGCCTAATCACGTGTCACTTTGGTTTGATGAGGGCGGAATTCGAAGACTTGGGAGACGCCGTCATGGGTCAAAAGAGTATTGTTCTACCCGTGGGGGAAGGACGCAAGGTTAAGGAAGATGAAACAAGGCTTATTCACGGCCGAAATCGAGCCTGGCTACCAAACAAGAACACAACAATGAGCTTCGCGGGATGGCTCGATTGGGATGGGTCAAGGGGATTCTTGAAGATCATCCACAACGAGTTCGCGAAAGAGAAACTCGCATATGATTTCTTAACCTCTTCCTTGACGGAACAATATATTTATCAACTCACGGATTCGAACGATCATGCTGATGGAACGCTAGAACAGGTATCATCGGAAGAGGAGCTTGAATCTATACGTAAGAGCAACAAGCCCGTATTAGAAAAGCTCGTTAAGTCTTAACTAGACGCGAAGGTCTTGTTACCCAAAGGCATAGGGGACGTTCTTCACTAGATCAACTAACTCTGATGCGTAACCAGAATAGTGGTCAAGTCTTGACATGGCTCATCTGGCCTCCCCCCAAAAAGAAATTACACCACCGCCCCAAACGACCCAAGCAGCAGCGCCGGCACCGCGTACGGCCAAAAACCTCCCTTAGAGTCCAAATTCATTAAGACTTTCAATTATATAGATAATTTATTCTTTGAAGGCATATTGGTAGCACCTCATAGAGAGGGTCTACCGATAATTCCCTTGAGAGAATAGTCTCGATAGGGCATAATTCCTATGTCTTGGAACGTCGAATATACAAATGAGTTCAATGAATGGTGGGAGACCTTGGACGAAAGTGAGCAGGAGGACGTCGCAGCGTATGTTGAACTGTTGGAAGCGAGAGGGCCGAATTTGGACTACCCACACTCGTCGAAAGTAAATGGTTCCCGATTTGAAAAGATGAGGGAACTGAGACCGCAACATAAGGGCAGACCTTACAGAGTCTTTTATGCCTTTGATCCACGTAGGGCAGCGGTTCTACTCATCGGCGGAGATAAAACGGGGGACGATCGATTTTACGAAAAGTATGTTCCCAAGGCGGATAAAATTTACGAGAGGCATTTAGAAGAAATTAGAAAGGAAGGTCAGGATGGCTAAGCCCTTTAAAACGCTGCTCAAGAAAATGAGTCCGGAATCCCAAAAGAGGATTCGAGAGAAGGCGGACACTCTTTTAAAGGAGATCTTGTTGAAAGAACTGAGAGAGACTCGCAAGATCACTCAGGAAGATGTGGCGGAAATTCTTCAGGTCAATCAGTCCAGTGTTTCGAAGATCGAAAATCGGGGCACTTCGATTTCCGTTGGAGTCCTAGAAAACTATATTCATGCTTTAGGTGGCGAGCTGGAGATGAGGGCCCGTTTCTCAGACACCATCCTCCCGTTTTCTGTCTCTAAGGATGATGACGAGCAAGTCGCCTAAATTCAAATTTCGGGTGATAGGCGTCCCCTAGATATTTCATGCCAGCAGTTCCATCGCCTGCGCGAGCCTTTCCCGGACCCGGTTGGCGATCTTTTCCAGGACGGGATTGTTGATCGCCTGCATGGACGCGGCGGGATCGACGGCGGCGACCTCGATCTTGCCGGGCGCCAGTTCCTGGACGATCACGTTGCAGGGCAGCATCGTCCCGATCTTGTCCTCGGCGAGCAGGGCCTGGTGGGCGAAGGGCGGGTTGCAGGCGCCCAAGATCCGGTAGTTCCGGAACTCGACGTCGAGCTTCTTCTTCATCGTCGCCCTGACGTCGATGTCCGTGAGCACGCCGAAGCCCTCCCGTTTGAGGGCCTCCACCGTCCGGTTCACCGCGTCCTCAAAGGTCGTCTTTAAGGTCTTGCTGAAGTAGTAGCCCATGGCGGCCTCCCCAATAGGCCTGGATCTTAACAATCGGGGCCGACCGCGTCCATGAGCGAGGTCAGGTTGACCGATTGTACCATCCTGCGGCGTTCTTCACCGCCTCTGCTTGTTCATTCATTCGCCGCCAAGACCCGCAGGGCGTTTTCTCCCAGGACGCCCCGGATCTCGTCCTCCCGCCAGGCGGCTTCCAGGAGCATCTGGGTGATCGCGGGGAGGTGCGACGCATCTTCCAAGCCGCGAACCGGCACGACGGCGCCGTCGAAATCGCTGCCCAAGGCCAGGTGCCTTGAGCCGACGAGACTCCGCACGTGCTCGAAGTGGGGGAGGAGGGACCGGAGATCCCCCCGGCCGTTATTGCAGATGTAGCGCCAGGCAAAGATGATGCCGATGACGCCGTCCTTGTCCGCCACCGCCCGGATCTGCTCGTCGTCGAGATTTCGCCAGTGCGGGCGGGCCGCCGAGATGCCGGTGTGGCTCACGAGGACCGGCCGTTCGGAGAGCCGGGCCGCCTCAAGAAAGGCCCTCCGCCCCACGTGGGCCAGATCGACCATCATCCCGAGCCGGTTCATCTCCCCGATGACCTCGCGCCCGAGCGCCGTGAGGGGGGCGTTCGCGTCGGCGCCGATCCCCCCGGACGGGGCGCAGAGCCGGTTCCGGGTGAAATGCGCCAGGCCCAGATAACGGACGCCGGCGCCGTAGAACCGTTTCACGTTGGCCGGGTCGTTTTCGAGATTATGCCCGCCCTCGACGCCCAAGAGGACAGCGATCCTTCCCCTTGCGCGGGCCTCGGTGATCCCGGCGGCCGTCGTGACGAACTCCAGATCGCCGGGATTCCGGGCGCAGGCCTTCAAGATCATCTCCGCCTGCCGGAGGCACGAGCGGGCGCTGCCGGACTCGGGGTAGGGGAACGTCCCCAGGCCGATGAACTGGCCGCCATAACCCCCTTCCTTCCAGCGGGGGATGTCGCAGTGGAAAAACCCGAGCCTCCCCGGGAGGCCGGGCTCGTGTTTTTTTTCGATGCGGTAGCCCATCCACTTCATGGGGATGGTGGTATCCGCGTGAAGATCGATCACCAGGGAGGACCGGTGCAGGGCGAGGGCCTGGTCCGACAGTTTCATAACCAAGTACAAGTGGACCCGGTACGCGACGGACGCAACGAAAAATAAGC
This window harbors:
- a CDS encoding GNAT family N-acetyltransferase, whose translation is MKCSIREMKKVELKRVLRLIRMHHGQDARYARRYYRDYFKRWGKGWDKVILAEYRGKLAGVSGYFYDNEEARGIYWLGYTFIHPKFQGRGVGSQLLQYIIQDLKRREARKLFLSTSSDAIYRGAVSFYTDHGFRWEGTLKDLYGPGEDQILMGKDLTKKRRKARRTRKRRRRHS
- a CDS encoding DUF4126 domain-containing protein; translated protein: MDVVAQLSLLMGPSFLSGINAYATIGFLGLFGRVGWVLLPGGLDVLTHPAVFVTTLVLFAVEFIADKIPAFDTFWDGIQSFIRIPCGAVLAYAVVGPVDPELKLAAGLLGGTLAASSHAVKAGVRAMVNMSPEPFSNWLLSFAEDGFVLAGLWFIFYLPFVMAGILVLFLCLAIWILPKMFRVFLAAVRKGARVFRSP
- a CDS encoding ORF6N domain-containing protein, whose translation is MSDIQVTTPIGSIERKILFLRGQKVMLDEDLAGLYEVPTKVLNQAVRRNLGRFPGDFMFQLTVGEYKSLRSRIVTLDSANAGRGRHRKYLPYAFTEQGVAMLSSVLNSERAIRVNIEIIRAFVRLRQVLASNRALARKIEELEKKCGEHDDQFKSVFDAIRELMAPPTSKQRKIGFNPSEK
- a CDS encoding HNH endonuclease signature motif containing protein, with product MGGTSYGIDGFRGLRRLGTDRSGKNFSKAVVDAVWEKGLIVPGVDPNVRRRDQYGSLIDYSQYGATVQNGTGWEIDHIVPVAKWGADQLSNLQPLQWENNRRKGDS
- a CDS encoding type II toxin-antitoxin system RelE/ParE family toxin encodes the protein MSWNVEYTNEFNEWWETLDESEQEDVAAYVELLEARGPNLDYPHSSKVNGSRFEKMRELRPQHKGRPYRVFYAFDPRRAAVLLIGGDKTGDDRFYEKYVPKADKIYERHLEEIRKEGQDG
- a CDS encoding helix-turn-helix transcriptional regulator; protein product: MAKPFKTLLKKMSPESQKRIREKADTLLKEILLKELRETRKITQEDVAEILQVNQSSVSKIENRGTSISVGVLENYIHALGGELEMRARFSDTILPFSVSKDDDEQVA
- a CDS encoding DUF302 domain-containing protein; translated protein: MGYYFSKTLKTTFEDAVNRTVEALKREGFGVLTDIDVRATMKKKLDVEFRNYRILGACNPPFAHQALLAEDKIGTMLPCNVIVQELAPGKIEVAAVDPAASMQAINNPVLEKIANRVRERLAQAMELLA
- a CDS encoding dipeptidase; protein product: MKLSDQALALHRSSLVIDLHADTTIPMKWMGYRIEKKHEPGLPGRLGFFHCDIPRWKEGGYGGQFIGLGTFPYPESGSARSCLRQAEMILKACARNPGDLEFVTTAAGITEARARGRIAVLLGVEGGHNLENDPANVKRFYGAGVRYLGLAHFTRNRLCAPSGGIGADANAPLTALGREVIGEMNRLGMMVDLAHVGRRAFLEAARLSERPVLVSHTGISAARPHWRNLDDEQIRAVADKDGVIGIIFAWRYICNNGRGDLRSLLPHFEHVRSLVGSRHLALGSDFDGAVVPVRGLEDASHLPAITQMLLEAAWREDEIRGVLGENALRVLAANE